One Pelobates fuscus isolate aPelFus1 chromosome 8, aPelFus1.pri, whole genome shotgun sequence genomic window carries:
- the RHOT2 gene encoding mitochondrial Rho GTPase 2 isoform X1: MKRDVRILLLGEAQVGKTSLIMALVGEEFPDEVPARAEEITIPADVTPERVPTHIVDFSEVEQTEDELREEVAKANVVCIVYDVSELNTIEKISSKWIPLVNGNAERNFRLPIILVGNKSDLQCGSSMEAILPIMNQFSEIETCVECSAKNLKNISEVFYYAQKAVLHPTAPLYDPEEKQLRPRCRKALTRIFTISDQDNNQILSDAELNYFQQSCFGNPLAPQALEDVKMVVRKNTADGVRENGLTLNGFLFLNTLFIQRGRHETTWTILRRFGYDDALELTDDYLYPPLRVPHDSSTELNHFGYQFLQKVFEKHDLDGDGALSPAELQSFFSVFPYTPFGPKSSTVCMAKNGFLPLHGYLCQWTMVAYLEVHRCLEYLGYLGYPILCDQESQTQAITVTREKRIDLEKGQTQRNVFLCKVIGPRGTGKSAFLQAFLGQTLEEQRNEREPSFYSVNTVLVGGQEKYLILCEVDVDTEFLKTSAAACDVACLMYDVSDPKSFNYCASIYKQHYMESQTPCLFVGCKWDLGEVKQQHGISPAEFCHKHRLPPPYHFSCQGSLDKAIYNKLATAAAFPHLHDTELSTASFWLRVALGATVAAVVGFTLYKALLRSK, translated from the exons ATGAAACGGGACGTGAGGATCCTCCTCCTGGGGGAGG CCCAGGTGGGGAAAACGTCCCTAATTATGGCTCTTGTGGGCGAGGAGTTTCCCGATGAG GTCCCGGCAAGAGCAGAAGAGATCACCATACCAGCAGACGTTACCCCGGAACGCGTGCCCACCCACATTGTAGATTTCTCAG AGGTGGAACAGACAGAGGATGAACTGCGAGAAGAAGTAGCTAAG GCAAATGTTGTCTGCATCGTGTATGATGTGTCTGAATTAAATACCATCGAAAAG ATCTCATCTAAGTGGATTCCGCTTGTGAACGGCAATGCAGAGAGGAATTTTAG GCTACCTATAATCCTCGTGGGCAATAAATCCGACCTGCAGTGCGGCAGCTCCATGGAAGCCATCTTGCCCATTATGAACCAGTTCTCTGAGATTGAAACCTGTGTTGAA TGTTCAGCTAAAAACCTCAAGAATATCTCTGAGGTCTTTTACTATGCCCAGAAGGCTGTCCTGCATCCCACTGCTCCTCTCTATGACCCAGAGGAGAAGCAG ctcAGGCCGCGTTGCAGGAAGGCGCTGACTCGAATCTTCACCATCTCTGATCAGGATAATAATCAGATATTAAGTGACGCCGAACTCAACTACTTCCAG CAATCCTGTTTTGGAAACCCATTGGCACCCCAGGCCCTTGAAGACGTTAAGATGGTTGTTAGGAAGAACACAGCAGATGGCGTGAGGGAGAATGGGCTGACACTAAATG GTTTCCTCTTCCTCAATACGCTGTTTATCCAGCGTGGACGACACGAGACCACCTGGACAATCCTCCGACGATTTGGATATGATGATGCCTTAGAGCTGACAGATGATTACTTGTACCCTCC GCTGCGTGTCCCTCATGATTCATCTACTGAATTGAACCACTTTGGCTACCAGTTCCTGCAGAAGGTGTTTGAGAAGCACGACTTG GATGGTGATGGCGCACTCAGTCCAGCAGAGTTGCAGAGTTTTTTCAGCGTCTTCCCGTATACGCCGTTTGGTCCGAAGtccagcactgtgtgtatggcaAAGAATGGCTTCCTGCCCTTGCATGgctacctctgccagtggac GATGGTGGCGTATTTAGAGGTACATCGATGCTTGGAATATCTTGGTTACTTGGGATACCCCATCCTTTGCGATCAAGAGAGCCAAACACAAGCAATTACAG TCACCCGAGAGAAGAGGATAGATCTGGAAAAAGGACAAACACAGAgaaatgtttttctttgtaaagtcatCGGCCCCCGGGGAACTGGTAAATCAGCCTTCCTGCAAGCCTTCTTGGGGCAGACATTAGAG GAACAGCGGAACGAAAGGGAGCCTTCATTCTACTCTGTAAACACAGTGCTGGTCGGGGGACAAGAAAAATACCTTATT CTCTGTGAGGTAGATGTGGACACAGAGTTTCTGAAGACCTCAGCTGCTGCATGTGATGTCGCCTGTCTAATGTATGATGTCAGCGACCCAAAGTCCTTCAATTACTGTGCCAGTATATACAAG CAACATTATATGGAGAGTCAGACGCCCTGCCTGTTTGTGGGGTGTAAGTGGGACCTTGGGGAGGTTAAACAGCAGCACGGAATCTCGCCAGCAGAATTCTGCCACAAGCATCGCTTGCCCCCGCCTTATCACTTCTCCTGCCAAGGGAGCCTCGACAAAGCTATCTACAACAAGCTCGCCACAGCTGCTGCCTTCCC CCACCTTCATGACACTGAGCTCAGCACAGCTTCTTTCTGGCTAAGAGTGGCTCTGGGGGCCACAGTTGCGGCCGTCGTGGGATTTACACTCTACAAAGCACTTCTACGGAGCAAGTAA
- the RHOT2 gene encoding mitochondrial Rho GTPase 2 isoform X2, producing MALVGEEFPDEVPARAEEITIPADVTPERVPTHIVDFSEVEQTEDELREEVAKANVVCIVYDVSELNTIEKISSKWIPLVNGNAERNFRLPIILVGNKSDLQCGSSMEAILPIMNQFSEIETCVECSAKNLKNISEVFYYAQKAVLHPTAPLYDPEEKQLRPRCRKALTRIFTISDQDNNQILSDAELNYFQQSCFGNPLAPQALEDVKMVVRKNTADGVRENGLTLNGFLFLNTLFIQRGRHETTWTILRRFGYDDALELTDDYLYPPLRVPHDSSTELNHFGYQFLQKVFEKHDLDGDGALSPAELQSFFSVFPYTPFGPKSSTVCMAKNGFLPLHGYLCQWTMVAYLEVHRCLEYLGYLGYPILCDQESQTQAITVTREKRIDLEKGQTQRNVFLCKVIGPRGTGKSAFLQAFLGQTLEEQRNEREPSFYSVNTVLVGGQEKYLILCEVDVDTEFLKTSAAACDVACLMYDVSDPKSFNYCASIYKQHYMESQTPCLFVGCKWDLGEVKQQHGISPAEFCHKHRLPPPYHFSCQGSLDKAIYNKLATAAAFPHLHDTELSTASFWLRVALGATVAAVVGFTLYKALLRSK from the exons ATGGCTCTTGTGGGCGAGGAGTTTCCCGATGAG GTCCCGGCAAGAGCAGAAGAGATCACCATACCAGCAGACGTTACCCCGGAACGCGTGCCCACCCACATTGTAGATTTCTCAG AGGTGGAACAGACAGAGGATGAACTGCGAGAAGAAGTAGCTAAG GCAAATGTTGTCTGCATCGTGTATGATGTGTCTGAATTAAATACCATCGAAAAG ATCTCATCTAAGTGGATTCCGCTTGTGAACGGCAATGCAGAGAGGAATTTTAG GCTACCTATAATCCTCGTGGGCAATAAATCCGACCTGCAGTGCGGCAGCTCCATGGAAGCCATCTTGCCCATTATGAACCAGTTCTCTGAGATTGAAACCTGTGTTGAA TGTTCAGCTAAAAACCTCAAGAATATCTCTGAGGTCTTTTACTATGCCCAGAAGGCTGTCCTGCATCCCACTGCTCCTCTCTATGACCCAGAGGAGAAGCAG ctcAGGCCGCGTTGCAGGAAGGCGCTGACTCGAATCTTCACCATCTCTGATCAGGATAATAATCAGATATTAAGTGACGCCGAACTCAACTACTTCCAG CAATCCTGTTTTGGAAACCCATTGGCACCCCAGGCCCTTGAAGACGTTAAGATGGTTGTTAGGAAGAACACAGCAGATGGCGTGAGGGAGAATGGGCTGACACTAAATG GTTTCCTCTTCCTCAATACGCTGTTTATCCAGCGTGGACGACACGAGACCACCTGGACAATCCTCCGACGATTTGGATATGATGATGCCTTAGAGCTGACAGATGATTACTTGTACCCTCC GCTGCGTGTCCCTCATGATTCATCTACTGAATTGAACCACTTTGGCTACCAGTTCCTGCAGAAGGTGTTTGAGAAGCACGACTTG GATGGTGATGGCGCACTCAGTCCAGCAGAGTTGCAGAGTTTTTTCAGCGTCTTCCCGTATACGCCGTTTGGTCCGAAGtccagcactgtgtgtatggcaAAGAATGGCTTCCTGCCCTTGCATGgctacctctgccagtggac GATGGTGGCGTATTTAGAGGTACATCGATGCTTGGAATATCTTGGTTACTTGGGATACCCCATCCTTTGCGATCAAGAGAGCCAAACACAAGCAATTACAG TCACCCGAGAGAAGAGGATAGATCTGGAAAAAGGACAAACACAGAgaaatgtttttctttgtaaagtcatCGGCCCCCGGGGAACTGGTAAATCAGCCTTCCTGCAAGCCTTCTTGGGGCAGACATTAGAG GAACAGCGGAACGAAAGGGAGCCTTCATTCTACTCTGTAAACACAGTGCTGGTCGGGGGACAAGAAAAATACCTTATT CTCTGTGAGGTAGATGTGGACACAGAGTTTCTGAAGACCTCAGCTGCTGCATGTGATGTCGCCTGTCTAATGTATGATGTCAGCGACCCAAAGTCCTTCAATTACTGTGCCAGTATATACAAG CAACATTATATGGAGAGTCAGACGCCCTGCCTGTTTGTGGGGTGTAAGTGGGACCTTGGGGAGGTTAAACAGCAGCACGGAATCTCGCCAGCAGAATTCTGCCACAAGCATCGCTTGCCCCCGCCTTATCACTTCTCCTGCCAAGGGAGCCTCGACAAAGCTATCTACAACAAGCTCGCCACAGCTGCTGCCTTCCC CCACCTTCATGACACTGAGCTCAGCACAGCTTCTTTCTGGCTAAGAGTGGCTCTGGGGGCCACAGTTGCGGCCGTCGTGGGATTTACACTCTACAAAGCACTTCTACGGAGCAAGTAA